The Gossypium hirsutum isolate 1008001.06 chromosome D03, Gossypium_hirsutum_v2.1, whole genome shotgun sequence genomic interval TCACTAGTTCATCCTCTGTCGCAACAAGAGGATCCACAGGCAGTGACAATCCCACATCACCAAACTCTTGCCCGATTCTTCGCCACTTGGATTGCATCTTGTTTAGAGCTTCTTCTGCCTGCTTCCTTTTTTCTATCTCCGTAAGTAAACTCAATCTTATTTCCCGCAGTTCAGCTTCAATATCATGGGGACCAGACTGTGGCAAACTCTCAGAAGATAATTCTGGAGGAAACAAGAAATCTAAGTAAGCCAAAACGAccacaattaaataaattaagccAGCATTTGTCACGCTCCTAGTAAATCATATCaggttttgaaaataaaatgacaGTCATGCAAGAAAAATGTTTTACAGCTAAAAGGAAAAGATTGTGTTGTGTGCATCTATATATGAATATCACATACAGGCTAAATTAACACTCTACTACATACCATCCCATGCATCGAAAAATTCTACCCCCTGTGTAGCAAACCGTGCAGCACTTTCTGCCGCAGCATCATCTCCTCCCTCAGTATTACTTGCGACGCTCATTGATTCATTGGGATCAAAGAAATCTTCACTATCTCCACCTTTTTCCAAGTTTAATGCTCCAGGCTTCAGCACAGAAGCATCTATGGCTAAACCATTATTCATTTGGCTGCTTCCAACTTCACCATCATGGAAACAATTCATGTGCTCCTCCTTAATGGAACCGCCATGGACACTATTTGCCCGCTCTACATTGATAGGACCATCATGAGCACCATTCTCATGTTCCTCTTCATTAGGTTCATGAATGCTAAAAGTAACAGAACAATCCTTAAGTAGATCAACAGAATTGCCTTCTGCCAACTTTGCATTCCCATTaacctcatcttcttcatggGCTTTTTTCTCCCAAGATGATACATTGTCCTCGGAAAAGCTCTTCAA includes:
- the LOC107909418 gene encoding uncharacterized protein, which translates into the protein MPTFTAIALDRLIEPGPSRSVNNSDPNSKPPIPNPKPIPSTRMKRSSSTSVTSKVNRPQISPALYATPEATPLPDSPSSFPPSPYIINHKRRGPRLLKSFSEDNVSSWEKKAHEEDEVNGNAKLAEGNSVDLLKDCSVTFSIHEPNEEEHENGAHDGPINVERANSVHGGSIKEEHMNCFHDGEVGSSQMNNGLAIDASVLKPGALNLEKGGDSEDFFDPNESMSVASNTEGGDDAAAESAARFATQGVEFFDAWDELSSESLPQSGPHDIEAELREIRLSLLTEIEKRKQAEEALNKMQSKWRRIGQEFGDVGLSLPVDPLVATEDELVNPAEELRQQMGIARFVSLSMGRGIAKAELETEMEAQIESKNFEIARLLDRLHYYEAVNREMSQRNQEAVEMARRERLRKKRKQRWVWGSVATAITLGAAALAWSYFPTGKASSSASIAKGPDPDNPTAK